From the Micromonospora sediminicola genome, one window contains:
- a CDS encoding CCA tRNA nucleotidyltransferase, which translates to MSEASASAAADRRELTAAQRNAVAELLRVSPVADELGRRFARAGHELHLVGGSVRDALLGRLGNDLDFCTDAHPDDTVRIIRGWAESIWETGREFGTIACQRDGLNLEITTFRAEVYDQVSRNPVVQYGTSLTEDLKRRDFTVNAMAVSLPDHRFTDPYGGLADLAAKVIRTPGTPQESFRDDPLRMLRAARFAAQLRFAVHPDVRAAMTRMATDLDRITAERIRDEFTKLLCGADPITGLRLLVDTGLAERFLPELTGLKLTIDEHAQHKDVYEHTLTVVSNAMSLEEDGCDFVLRMAALMHDVGKPATKAVGSDGRVSFHHHEVVGARLTKARMKAMRYSKEITSQVVKLVGLHLRFYGYGRGEWTDSAVRRYVTDAGDLLSRLHKLTRSDCTTRNRRKAAQLAADYDALEERIARIAAEEDLARVRPDLDGNAIMELLGVPPGPVVGRAWQHLKELRLERGPLDRDEAEAELLRWARAEGIVG; encoded by the coding sequence ATGTCCGAAGCCTCCGCCTCCGCCGCCGCCGACCGCCGTGAGCTGACCGCCGCACAGCGCAACGCCGTCGCCGAGCTGCTCCGCGTCTCCCCGGTCGCCGACGAGCTGGGTCGGCGGTTCGCCCGGGCCGGTCACGAACTGCACCTGGTGGGCGGATCGGTCCGCGACGCGCTGCTCGGCCGGCTCGGCAACGACCTCGACTTCTGCACCGACGCGCACCCGGACGACACCGTCCGGATCATCCGGGGCTGGGCCGAGTCGATCTGGGAGACCGGGCGGGAGTTCGGCACCATCGCCTGCCAGCGCGACGGCCTCAACCTGGAGATCACCACGTTCCGCGCGGAGGTCTACGACCAGGTCAGCCGCAACCCGGTGGTGCAGTACGGCACCAGCCTGACCGAGGACCTGAAGCGCCGCGACTTCACCGTGAACGCGATGGCCGTGAGCCTGCCGGACCACCGGTTCACCGACCCGTACGGCGGCCTGGCCGACCTGGCCGCCAAGGTCATCCGTACCCCCGGCACGCCGCAGGAGTCGTTCCGCGACGACCCCCTGCGGATGCTGCGGGCGGCCCGGTTCGCCGCCCAGCTGCGCTTCGCCGTCCACCCGGACGTCCGGGCGGCGATGACCCGGATGGCGACGGACCTGGACCGGATCACCGCCGAGCGGATCCGCGACGAGTTCACCAAGCTGCTCTGCGGCGCCGACCCGATCACCGGGCTGCGGCTGCTGGTCGACACCGGCCTGGCCGAGCGCTTCCTGCCCGAGCTGACCGGCCTGAAGCTCACCATCGACGAACACGCCCAGCACAAGGACGTCTACGAGCACACGCTCACCGTGGTCAGCAACGCCATGTCGCTGGAGGAGGACGGCTGCGACTTCGTGCTGCGGATGGCCGCGCTGATGCACGACGTCGGCAAGCCGGCCACCAAGGCGGTCGGCTCGGACGGCCGGGTCAGCTTCCACCACCACGAGGTGGTCGGCGCCCGGCTGACCAAGGCCCGGATGAAAGCGATGCGCTACTCCAAGGAGATCACCTCCCAGGTGGTCAAGCTGGTCGGGCTGCACCTGCGCTTCTACGGCTACGGCCGGGGCGAGTGGACCGACTCGGCGGTGCGCCGTTACGTCACCGACGCCGGTGACCTGCTGTCCCGGCTGCACAAGCTCACCCGGTCCGACTGCACCACCCGAAACCGGCGCAAGGCGGCCCAGCTCGCGGCCGACTACGACGCGCTGGAGGAGCGCATCGCCCGGATCGCCGCCGAGGAGGACCTGGCCCGGGTCCGGCCCGACCTGGACGGCAACGCGATCATGGAGCTGCTCGGCGTGCCGCCCGGGCCGGTGGTCGGCCGGGCCTGGCAGCACCTGAAGGAGCTGCGCCTGGAGCGCGGGCCGCTGGACCGTGACGAGGCGGAGGCGGAGCTGCTGCGGTGGGCACGCGCCGAGGGCATCGTCGGCTGA